In the Deinococcus malanensis genome, one interval contains:
- a CDS encoding DUF72 domain-containing protein — translation MNLQAEPAMGRVYIGTSGWTYRHWRGTYYPQGLVQRRELEYLAGQMASVEINGSFYALQRPDTYARWAAQVPPGFIFAVKGGRFVTHMKKLRDVRQPLANFFASGVLRLEDRLGPVLWQLPERLRFDAALVEDFLALLPRSTAQAARLAQEHGAQLEGRAWMDVQQDLPIRYALEVRHESFRTPELASLLRRAGVSLVVADAAGQFPLIEEVTADFVYVRLHGSRELYRSGYDPDEIDAWAHRIRAWQAGTQPPDARRLTQDSVPMGSRDVYVYFDNDIGTHAPFDALALAKALRDRDY, via the coding sequence ATGAACCTACAGGCTGAGCCCGCCATGGGGCGTGTTTACATCGGCACGTCCGGCTGGACATACCGGCACTGGCGGGGAACCTACTACCCGCAGGGACTGGTGCAGCGGCGCGAACTGGAATACCTCGCTGGGCAGATGGCCAGCGTGGAGATCAATGGGTCCTTCTACGCCCTGCAAAGGCCCGATACCTACGCCCGGTGGGCGGCCCAGGTTCCGCCTGGCTTCATCTTCGCGGTGAAAGGCGGGCGGTTCGTCACCCACATGAAAAAGCTGCGCGACGTGCGTCAGCCGCTCGCCAATTTTTTTGCCTCCGGGGTGCTTCGGCTGGAAGACCGGCTGGGCCCGGTGCTGTGGCAGTTGCCGGAGCGGCTGCGCTTCGATGCTGCCCTGGTCGAGGACTTTCTGGCCCTGCTTCCCCGCTCGACCGCCCAGGCCGCCCGGCTGGCACAGGAACACGGTGCCCAGCTGGAAGGCCGCGCCTGGATGGACGTGCAGCAGGATCTGCCGATCCGCTACGCCCTGGAAGTCCGGCATGAGAGCTTCAGAACCCCGGAGCTGGCCTCGCTGCTGCGGCGCGCGGGAGTCTCGCTGGTGGTGGCTGACGCAGCCGGGCAGTTTCCCCTCATCGAGGAGGTCACGGCAGACTTCGTCTACGTGCGTCTGCATGGCTCCAGGGAGCTGTACCGCAGCGGATATGACCCTGATGAGATAGATGCCTGGGCACACAGAATCCGCGCCTGGCAGGCGGGCACGCAGCCCCCTGATGCCCGGCGTCTGACCCAGGATTCCGTGCCCATGGGCTCCAGGGACGTGTATGTGTACTTCGATAACGACATCGGCACGCATGCACCGTTCGATGCCCTCGCGCTGGCCAAGGCACTTCGGGATCGCGATTACTGA
- the tmk gene encoding dTMP kinase has translation MPFITFEGPEGAGKSTQIACLVARLQGTGVPHIVTREPGGTPLGTRVREVLLDPELSIDPLPEFLLYSASRAQLVTHVIRPALAQGHTVICDRYFDSSLAYQGAGRGLPVGLLRDLTREATGGLSPHLTVLLDLDPALGLRRVASRGQPDRLERADLGFHQRVRQGFLDLAAAEPRRFLVLDATRSTDVLAGEIWKAVERQLS, from the coding sequence GTGCCCTTCATCACGTTCGAAGGGCCCGAAGGCGCCGGAAAAAGTACCCAGATCGCCTGTCTGGTGGCGCGCCTCCAGGGTACGGGTGTGCCTCATATCGTGACCCGCGAACCCGGCGGCACGCCGCTGGGCACCCGGGTGCGGGAGGTGCTGCTTGACCCGGAACTCAGCATCGATCCCCTGCCGGAATTCCTGCTGTACAGCGCCAGCCGGGCCCAGCTGGTCACCCATGTGATCCGGCCCGCGCTGGCGCAGGGGCACACCGTGATCTGCGACCGGTACTTCGATTCCAGCCTGGCCTACCAGGGTGCTGGCCGTGGGCTGCCCGTCGGGCTGCTGCGTGACCTGACCCGCGAGGCCACAGGCGGTCTGAGCCCCCACCTGACGGTGCTGCTCGATCTGGACCCGGCGCTGGGGCTGCGGCGCGTCGCCTCACGCGGTCAGCCTGACCGGCTGGAACGCGCGGACCTCGGATTTCACCAGCGCGTGCGGCAGGGCTTTCTTGATCTGGCCGCAGCGGAGCCCCGGCGCTTTCTTGTACTGGACGCTACCCGCAGCACGGATGTGCTGGCTGGGGAAATCTGGAAAGCCGTAGAACGCCAGCTGTCCTGA
- a CDS encoding aldo/keto reductase, which yields MKTLKLGTSGLDVPVIAVGCMRINSLDKAEAERFVQAALDEGANFFDHADIYGGGSCEEIFADAIHMDSTVRDKIILQSKCGIRKGMFDFSREHILASVDGILKRLKTDYLDILLLHRPDTLVEPEEVAQAFDELSSSGRVRHFGVSNQHPRQIDLLKKYVSQPIVANQLQLSITNATMITSGFNVNMENDAAVNRDGGVLDYCRLHDITIQPWSPFQYGFFEGVFLGSDKYPELNAKIDEVAHSYGVSNTTIAIAWLLRHPARMQPVIGTMNIDRLKDCCKASEVHLTREEWYAIYRAAGNVLP from the coding sequence ATGAAGACCTTGAAACTCGGCACCAGTGGGCTGGACGTACCTGTCATTGCAGTGGGCTGTATGCGCATCAATTCCCTGGACAAAGCAGAAGCTGAACGCTTTGTCCAGGCCGCGCTGGACGAGGGCGCGAATTTTTTTGACCACGCCGATATTTACGGCGGCGGATCGTGCGAGGAGATCTTCGCCGACGCGATTCATATGGACAGCACGGTCCGGGACAAGATCATCCTGCAATCCAAATGCGGCATCCGCAAAGGCATGTTCGACTTTTCCAGGGAGCATATCCTCGCGTCGGTGGACGGCATTCTGAAGCGCCTGAAGACCGATTACCTCGACATTCTGCTGCTGCACCGCCCCGACACGCTGGTGGAGCCTGAAGAGGTGGCGCAGGCGTTTGACGAGCTTTCAAGTTCCGGCAGGGTCCGGCATTTCGGCGTCTCGAACCAGCACCCGCGCCAGATCGATCTGCTGAAGAAATATGTGAGTCAGCCCATCGTGGCCAACCAGTTGCAGCTCAGCATTACCAACGCCACCATGATTACCAGCGGCTTCAATGTGAACATGGAAAATGACGCGGCGGTCAATCGTGACGGCGGCGTCCTTGACTACTGCCGCCTGCACGACATCACCATTCAGCCCTGGTCGCCGTTTCAGTACGGCTTTTTCGAAGGGGTCTTCCTGGGCAGCGACAAATACCCGGAACTGAACGCGAAGATAGACGAGGTGGCCCACTCCTACGGCGTGAGCAACACGACCATAGCGATCGCCTGGCTGCTGCGTCACCCGGCACGCATGCAGCCGGTGATCGGCACCATGAACATCGACCGCCTGAAGGACTGCTGCAAAGCCAGCGAGGTCCACCTGACCCGTGAAGAGTGGTATGCGATCTACCGCGCAGCGGGCAATGTGCTGCCCTGA
- the treY gene encoding malto-oligosyltrehalose synthase: MSAPTAAPVSVHPASQGHALPDATYRLQLHTGFDFAAAQRVLPYLARLGVTDVYLSPIWTSTPGSTHGYDVTDHAEVNPQLGGEAALRRFARRARELGLGLIVDFVPNHMGIQNGHNPYWEDVLQHGQASRYAHFFDISWQPLKRALEGKVLLPVLGDQYGRVLERGELRLERQGGRFFFRYYERLFPMSPRSLADLLSGVEARLTEERSTERSELASIARSVANLPRSTAGDLTDADRLGRAQEVEVMTRRLETLAGSSREVSRVLGDMVEAVNADPALLDRLIQDQNYRLANWRVASEEINYRRFFDINDLAALRMEDPRVFEWAHSKLFELIRERVITGVRLDHTDGLYDPAGYFQALQAGAAEALGLDWDGQSRPLPLYVVAEKILEPGEKLPEAWAVHGTTGYDFLAQLGGVFVDGTAEDDLSAIYRRFTGDRDTYGDHLYRGKHLIQRSSLPGEVNVLTEHLERLSEADLRARDFTLSALRVVVREVIASFPVYRTYVRADGQREPGDNAKIEHAIRDAKAHSRREGNAIDSSVFDYLHAVLTLDAPDDETRAAYADFALKFQQLTGPVTAKGAEDTAFYRYARLLSLNEVGGDPALFGTPVRAFHASARERGERWPHSMLAGSTHDTKRGEDTRARISVISELSQTWSAYLSRWSGHIRALETETDLGGAPTPLDTYVLLQNALGAYPLGGNLDGFADRLSAYMLKAAREAKLRTGWASQDSEYEAALERMVGGLLQDDVFLSSLRELHERISPYGAQNSLSATLVRLSAPGVPDTYQGSEGWNQSLVDPDNRRPVDYSWRTRTLTRLESRHAQDGLKLAQDLLGSYQDGRVKLLVTWAALQARAAHRTLFGEGRYRPLDAGKYLLAFARELDGEVAVTVAPRLTLTLTRETQPWALGEVWGNRQLTLPRAGTYRNVLTGQQFRVRGEKIPVAKVLEDFPLALLVRQ; encoded by the coding sequence ATGAGCGCCCCCACTGCGGCACCGGTCAGCGTGCACCCGGCGTCCCAGGGACACGCCCTGCCGGACGCCACCTACCGACTGCAGCTTCATACCGGCTTCGACTTCGCGGCGGCGCAAAGGGTCCTGCCGTATCTGGCACGCCTAGGGGTCACCGACGTCTACCTCTCCCCCATCTGGACCAGCACGCCCGGCAGCACCCACGGCTATGACGTCACCGATCACGCCGAGGTCAACCCGCAGCTGGGCGGAGAGGCCGCGCTGCGCCGGTTTGCCAGGCGTGCCCGCGAGCTCGGCCTGGGCCTGATCGTGGATTTCGTGCCCAACCACATGGGCATTCAGAATGGTCATAACCCCTACTGGGAAGACGTGCTGCAACACGGGCAGGCCAGCCGCTACGCCCACTTTTTCGATATCTCCTGGCAGCCACTCAAGCGGGCCCTGGAAGGCAAGGTGCTGCTGCCGGTGCTTGGCGACCAGTATGGCCGGGTGCTCGAACGCGGCGAACTTCGCCTGGAACGCCAGGGCGGACGCTTTTTCTTCCGCTACTACGAGCGCCTGTTTCCCATGTCGCCTCGCAGCCTCGCGGATCTGCTTTCGGGGGTCGAGGCCCGGCTTACCGAGGAGCGCAGTACCGAGCGCAGCGAACTGGCCAGCATCGCGCGCAGTGTGGCCAACCTGCCGCGCAGCACGGCCGGCGACCTGACCGATGCCGACCGTCTGGGCCGTGCCCAAGAGGTCGAGGTCATGACCCGCCGCCTGGAGACCCTGGCGGGCAGTTCGCGCGAGGTCAGCCGGGTCCTGGGCGACATGGTCGAGGCGGTCAACGCCGACCCGGCGCTGCTCGACCGCCTGATTCAGGACCAGAACTACCGTCTGGCCAACTGGCGGGTGGCCTCCGAGGAGATCAACTACCGGCGCTTTTTCGACATCAACGATCTGGCCGCGCTGCGCATGGAAGACCCGCGCGTCTTCGAGTGGGCCCACAGCAAGCTGTTCGAGCTGATCCGGGAGCGCGTGATCACCGGCGTGCGACTTGACCACACCGACGGCCTGTACGACCCGGCCGGCTACTTCCAGGCCCTGCAGGCTGGCGCAGCCGAAGCTCTGGGGCTGGACTGGGACGGCCAGAGCCGCCCGCTGCCGCTGTACGTGGTGGCCGAGAAGATCCTGGAACCTGGTGAGAAGCTGCCCGAGGCCTGGGCCGTTCACGGGACCACCGGTTACGATTTCCTGGCACAGCTGGGCGGCGTGTTCGTGGACGGCACCGCCGAGGATGACCTGAGCGCCATCTACCGGCGCTTTACCGGAGACCGCGACACGTACGGTGATCACCTGTACCGGGGCAAGCACCTGATTCAGCGCAGCAGCCTTCCGGGTGAGGTCAATGTGCTCACCGAGCACCTCGAGCGCCTGTCCGAAGCAGACCTGCGGGCGCGCGACTTCACGCTCAGTGCCCTGCGGGTGGTGGTGCGCGAGGTGATCGCCTCGTTCCCGGTGTACCGCACCTATGTGCGCGCCGACGGGCAGCGCGAGCCCGGCGACAACGCCAAGATCGAGCACGCCATCCGGGATGCCAAGGCCCACAGCCGCCGTGAGGGCAACGCCATCGATTCCAGCGTCTTCGACTACCTGCATGCCGTCCTCACGCTGGACGCCCCGGACGACGAGACGCGCGCGGCCTACGCGGACTTTGCCCTCAAGTTTCAGCAGCTGACCGGCCCGGTCACCGCCAAGGGCGCCGAGGACACAGCCTTCTACCGCTACGCCCGGCTGCTTTCCCTCAACGAGGTGGGCGGCGACCCGGCGCTGTTCGGCACCCCTGTGCGCGCATTCCATGCCTCGGCGCGCGAACGCGGCGAACGCTGGCCCCATTCCATGCTGGCCGGCAGCACCCACGACACCAAACGCGGCGAGGACACCCGCGCGCGCATCAGCGTCATCTCGGAGCTGTCCCAGACCTGGTCGGCGTACCTCAGCCGATGGTCCGGACATATCCGGGCCCTGGAGACCGAGACCGACCTGGGAGGGGCGCCGACCCCGCTGGACACCTACGTTTTGCTGCAAAACGCCCTGGGGGCCTATCCGCTCGGCGGAAACCTGGACGGCTTTGCCGACCGCCTGAGCGCCTACATGCTCAAGGCGGCCCGCGAGGCAAAGCTGCGTACTGGCTGGGCTTCACAGGACAGTGAATACGAGGCGGCGCTGGAGCGCATGGTGGGCGGCCTGCTGCAAGACGACGTGTTCCTGAGCAGCCTGCGCGAGTTGCACGAGCGCATCAGTCCCTACGGCGCGCAGAACAGCCTGAGCGCTACCCTGGTCCGCCTGAGCGCGCCGGGAGTCCCCGACACCTACCAGGGCTCGGAGGGCTGGAACCAGTCCCTGGTAGACCCGGACAACCGCCGCCCGGTGGATTACAGCTGGCGCACCCGCACCCTGACCCGCCTGGAGTCCCGGCATGCCCAGGACGGCCTGAAACTGGCCCAGGACCTGCTGGGCTCCTATCAGGACGGCCGGGTGAAACTGCTGGTGACCTGGGCCGCCCTGCAGGCGCGCGCCGCGCACCGCACGCTGTTTGGGGAAGGCCGCTACCGCCCGCTGGACGCAGGCAAATATCTTCTGGCGTTTGCCCGGGAACTGGACGGCGAGGTGGCTGTCACGGTAGCTCCGCGCCTGACGCTGACCCTGACCCGTGAGACGCAGCCCTGGGCGCTGGGTGAAGTGTGGGGCAACCGTCAGCTGACCCTGCCGAGAGCCGGAACCTACCGCAACGTATTGACTGGCCAGCAGTTCCGGGTCCGGGGCGAAAAGATTCCGGTGGCCAAGGTGCTCGAGGACTTTCCACTGGCCCTGCTGGTTCGCCAGTAG
- a CDS encoding glutaminyl-peptide cyclotransferase, whose protein sequence is MRPAPLFLLPVILMAGSSCAESHTPAVIKPSVTARYPHDRAAFTQGLQYLGQGTLLESTGQVGASGVRRVELATGRVIQQTPTPLSTAFGEGVTRLGDVAYHLTWQHGLAFALDARTLREVGRLRYTGEGWGLTNDGRQLIMSDGSSTLFWRNPRTFAVTRRVQVTDENGQPVKNLNELEYVQGNVYANVWLTSRIARIDPKTGKVTAWLDVTALAQEAGTLAARRGQPLTFDDVPNGIAFVPERGTLLLTGKRWPVLFEVRIPGLKAEPGSQSRPGTAPGN, encoded by the coding sequence ATGCGCCCTGCCCCGCTGTTCCTGCTTCCCGTCATTCTCATGGCCGGGTCTTCCTGCGCCGAGTCGCACACGCCTGCGGTCATCAAGCCCAGCGTCACGGCCCGCTACCCTCATGACCGGGCGGCCTTTACCCAGGGCCTGCAGTACCTGGGACAGGGCACGCTGCTGGAAAGCACCGGTCAGGTTGGTGCCTCCGGGGTGCGCCGGGTGGAGCTGGCGACCGGCAGGGTCATTCAGCAGACTCCAACCCCGCTGAGCACCGCGTTCGGAGAAGGCGTGACCCGGCTGGGAGACGTGGCGTACCACCTGACCTGGCAGCATGGGCTGGCTTTTGCGCTGGACGCCCGGACCCTGCGGGAAGTCGGGCGGCTGCGCTACACCGGTGAGGGCTGGGGCCTGACCAACGACGGCCGGCAGCTGATCATGTCCGACGGTTCCAGCACGCTGTTCTGGCGCAACCCCCGGACCTTTGCCGTCACGCGCCGGGTACAGGTCACCGACGAGAACGGTCAGCCCGTCAAAAACCTGAACGAGCTGGAATACGTGCAGGGCAATGTCTACGCCAACGTGTGGCTGACCAGCCGTATCGCGCGGATTGACCCCAAGACGGGCAAGGTCACTGCCTGGCTCGACGTCACGGCCCTTGCCCAGGAGGCTGGCACACTGGCCGCACGGCGCGGTCAGCCCCTGACCTTCGATGACGTGCCCAACGGCATAGCCTTTGTGCCGGAGCGCGGCACCCTGCTGCTGACCGGCAAACGCTGGCCCGTGCTGTTCGAGGTCCGCATTCCGGGCCTGAAAGCCGAGCCCGGGTCCCAGAGCCGCCCCGGGACGGCTCCCGGCAACTGA
- the glgX gene encoding glycogen debranching protein GlgX, giving the protein MSILPASPPTVRVLPGSPYPLGATWDGKGTNFALYSENASGVELCLFDDQDQETRVPLREHTAFVWHGYLPGLAPGQRYGYRVHGEYAPDKGLRFNPNVVLLDPYAKALDGTERLDQGVFGYELGRGDTVMQKGEQRGAPLGIVVDPMFNWVGDQKPNIPFHQSVIYEAHVKGLTMTHPEVPEALRGTYAGVATEPVLRYLKELGITAIEFLPVHQHVDDPFLLDKGLTNYWGYSTLSFFAPDVRYSAAARRGDPAGAVPEFKNMVRALHDAGIEVILDVVYNHTAEGNHMGPTMSFKGIDNPTYYRLVADSPRFYFDYTGTGNSLNVRHPQTLQLIMDSLRYWVTEMRVDGFRFDLASTLARGLHEVDQLSGFFTIIHQDPIISQVKLIAEPWDVGEGGYQVGNFPVNWAEWNGIYRDDMRAFWRGEGGLASEIGYRLSGSSDLYQNDGRKPYASINFVTAHDGFTLRDSVTYEHKRNEVNGEGGQDGHNHNITWNCGVEGETDDPEVNRLRRQQQRNFLATLLLGQGTPMILGGDEIGRTQGGNNNAYCQDNHISWYDWSDVDLDLLAFTRRLIALRKAHPALHRRKFFSGRTIRGEGVRDIMWLRFDGEVMSDDDWSNPQTQSLGMFLDGDGLDDVDEAGNPLHDDDLLLLLSSSYVDLPFRLPDYGGCRFWELLIDTTDDNAEELVRAGSETNLCARSVKLFRCVR; this is encoded by the coding sequence ATGTCCATTCTTCCTGCTTCCCCCCCGACCGTTCGCGTCCTGCCCGGCAGCCCCTATCCGCTGGGGGCCACCTGGGACGGCAAGGGCACCAACTTCGCGCTGTATTCCGAGAATGCCAGTGGCGTCGAGTTGTGTCTGTTCGATGACCAGGACCAGGAAACACGCGTTCCCTTGCGTGAACACACCGCGTTCGTGTGGCATGGCTACCTGCCGGGTCTTGCACCGGGGCAGCGCTACGGTTACCGCGTTCACGGGGAGTACGCGCCGGACAAGGGGCTGCGTTTCAATCCCAACGTGGTGCTGCTCGACCCCTATGCCAAGGCCCTGGACGGCACCGAGCGTCTGGACCAGGGGGTTTTCGGGTACGAGCTGGGCCGCGGCGACACCGTGATGCAAAAAGGTGAGCAGCGTGGCGCGCCCCTGGGCATCGTGGTGGACCCGATGTTCAACTGGGTGGGCGACCAGAAGCCGAATATTCCCTTTCACCAGTCGGTGATCTACGAGGCTCACGTCAAGGGCCTGACCATGACCCACCCGGAAGTTCCCGAGGCCCTCCGGGGCACCTACGCCGGGGTCGCCACTGAACCGGTGCTGCGTTACCTCAAGGAGCTGGGTATCACGGCCATCGAGTTCCTGCCGGTGCACCAGCACGTGGACGACCCCTTTCTGCTGGACAAGGGCCTGACCAACTACTGGGGCTACTCCACGCTGAGCTTCTTCGCCCCGGACGTGCGCTACTCGGCGGCGGCAAGGCGGGGCGACCCGGCCGGCGCGGTGCCGGAGTTCAAAAACATGGTGCGCGCCCTGCACGACGCGGGGATCGAGGTCATTCTGGACGTGGTGTACAACCACACCGCCGAAGGCAACCACATGGGCCCTACCATGTCCTTCAAGGGCATCGACAACCCCACCTATTACCGGCTGGTGGCCGACAGTCCGCGCTTCTACTTCGACTACACCGGCACCGGCAACAGCCTCAACGTGCGCCACCCGCAGACCCTGCAGCTGATCATGGACTCGCTGCGTTACTGGGTCACCGAGATGCGTGTCGACGGCTTCCGTTTCGACCTCGCCTCCACCCTGGCGCGCGGGCTGCACGAGGTCGACCAGCTCTCGGGCTTTTTCACGATCATTCACCAGGACCCAATCATCAGCCAGGTCAAGCTGATTGCCGAGCCCTGGGACGTGGGCGAGGGCGGGTATCAGGTCGGAAACTTCCCGGTCAACTGGGCCGAGTGGAACGGCATCTACCGCGACGACATGCGCGCCTTCTGGCGGGGCGAGGGCGGACTGGCCAGCGAAATCGGCTACCGACTGAGCGGGTCCTCGGACCTGTACCAGAACGACGGCCGCAAGCCCTACGCCAGCATCAACTTTGTGACCGCGCACGATGGCTTTACCCTGCGCGACTCGGTGACCTACGAGCACAAGCGCAACGAGGTCAACGGCGAGGGCGGCCAGGACGGCCACAACCACAACATCACCTGGAACTGTGGAGTCGAGGGCGAGACCGACGATCCCGAGGTCAACCGCCTGCGCCGCCAGCAGCAGCGCAATTTCCTGGCCACCCTGCTGCTGGGGCAGGGCACCCCCATGATCCTGGGGGGCGACGAGATCGGTCGCACCCAGGGGGGCAACAACAACGCCTACTGCCAGGACAACCACATCAGCTGGTACGACTGGTCCGACGTCGACCTGGACCTGCTGGCCTTCACGCGGCGCCTGATTGCCCTGCGCAAGGCACACCCCGCGCTGCACCGGCGGAAATTCTTCAGTGGCCGGACCATTCGTGGCGAGGGCGTGCGCGACATCATGTGGCTGCGCTTTGACGGTGAAGTCATGAGCGACGACGACTGGAGCAACCCCCAGACCCAGTCGCTGGGCATGTTCCTGGACGGTGATGGCCTCGACGACGTGGACGAGGCCGGCAATCCACTCCACGACGACGACCTGCTGCTGCTGCTGAGTTCCTCGTACGTAGACCTGCCGTTTCGACTGCCGGACTACGGCGGCTGCCGCTTCTGGGAACTGCTGATCGATACGACGGATGACAACGCCGAGGAGCTCGTCCGCGCCGGTTCGGAGACCAACCTGTGCGCGCGCAGTGTCAAGCTCTTCCGCTGCGTCCGCTGA
- a CDS encoding ABC transporter substrate-binding protein, which translates to MIRALLATTTLALLAGSAHAQQVRELRLGVFPNVTHAAGLVGVQRGLIQKELGGVKLVVKEFANGSQINEAFAAGAIDAAYVGPGPAMNAFMRGVPIQVYAGAANAGAVLVARKDSGVRNVKGLAGKKVAVPTRGSTQDISLRHLLHENGLKATDEGGNVTIVPIDPANMPAAFAGKQVDAALVQEPWGAVMETQGARLIANEKAIWEGGNYTTTVLVVNTKFAGQNPDAVRDLLRGHLAAINFIKKSNAGAQKAIAEQIYTFTGKRPNSAELFKALARTKVTWDINLKTLAEYAQLNKEAGFARDVPDLGRFVNLSIIRSLAK; encoded by the coding sequence ATGATTCGCGCTCTTCTCGCTACAACCACCCTGGCCCTGTTGGCCGGTTCCGCTCACGCCCAGCAGGTCAGGGAACTGCGCCTGGGCGTCTTCCCCAACGTCACTCACGCCGCTGGTCTGGTCGGCGTGCAGCGCGGCCTGATCCAGAAGGAACTGGGCGGCGTCAAACTGGTCGTCAAGGAATTCGCCAACGGCTCACAGATCAACGAGGCCTTCGCTGCCGGCGCCATTGACGCGGCCTATGTGGGACCGGGCCCGGCCATGAACGCCTTCATGCGCGGCGTTCCCATCCAGGTGTATGCCGGAGCGGCCAACGCCGGTGCGGTGCTGGTCGCGCGCAAGGACAGTGGCGTGCGTAACGTCAAGGGACTGGCGGGCAAGAAGGTCGCCGTGCCCACACGCGGCTCGACCCAGGACATCAGCCTGCGTCACCTGCTGCACGAAAATGGCCTGAAGGCCACCGATGAAGGCGGCAACGTCACCATCGTGCCGATTGACCCGGCCAATATGCCCGCTGCCTTTGCCGGCAAGCAGGTCGACGCCGCGCTGGTGCAGGAGCCCTGGGGCGCCGTCATGGAAACTCAGGGAGCCCGCCTGATTGCCAACGAAAAAGCCATCTGGGAAGGTGGAAACTACACCACCACCGTGCTGGTCGTGAACACCAAGTTTGCCGGACAGAACCCGGACGCTGTGCGTGACCTGCTGCGCGGCCACCTCGCGGCGATCAACTTCATCAAGAAGAGCAACGCCGGAGCCCAGAAAGCCATTGCCGAGCAAATCTACACCTTTACCGGCAAACGCCCCAACAGCGCTGAGCTGTTCAAGGCGCTGGCCCGCACCAAGGTCACCTGGGACATCAACCTCAAGACCCTGGCGGAGTATGCACAGCTCAACAAGGAAGCCGGCTTTGCGCGGGATGTCCCGGACCTGGGCCGCTTCGTGAACCTCAGCATTATCCGCAGCCTGGCCAAGTAA
- a CDS encoding Nif3-like dinuclear metal center hexameric protein, with amino-acid sequence MPDMMLTPDPSSRPRGEVSRADLVRWLNTYLQLDTFAKADPSLNGLQIEGTEVIRRVAASVDTSAKTLEHAADSGADLLLVHHGLFWGQPLAVTGPHRRRLRSALMADLNLYAAHLPLDAHPEIGNNAMIARALSLENTVPFGQWAGHTLGLAGELPFEQSLQDFADRVQKLTGEICLVHGGGTPTVRRLGIVSGSGADRVAEAAALGLDTLLTGEPEHKHFHDAFEYGVNVVYAGHYETEVFGVRALAARIEEEFGLPWQFLHHPTGL; translated from the coding sequence ATGCCAGACATGATGCTGACCCCTGATCCCTCCTCGCGCCCGCGTGGCGAGGTGAGCCGCGCAGACCTCGTGCGCTGGCTCAACACTTACCTGCAACTCGACACGTTTGCCAAAGCCGACCCCAGCCTCAATGGCCTGCAGATCGAAGGCACCGAGGTCATCCGCCGGGTGGCTGCCAGCGTGGACACCAGTGCCAAGACCCTGGAACATGCCGCCGACAGCGGAGCAGACCTGCTGCTCGTGCACCATGGCCTGTTCTGGGGACAGCCGCTGGCCGTCACCGGCCCTCACCGCCGCCGGCTGCGAAGCGCGCTGATGGCTGACCTGAACCTGTACGCCGCCCACCTTCCCCTGGACGCGCATCCGGAGATCGGGAACAACGCCATGATCGCGCGGGCCCTGAGCCTGGAAAACACGGTGCCGTTCGGTCAGTGGGCCGGGCACACGCTGGGGCTGGCCGGCGAACTGCCGTTCGAACAGAGCCTCCAGGACTTTGCCGACCGGGTGCAGAAGCTGACCGGCGAAATCTGCCTGGTGCATGGCGGCGGTACACCCACCGTACGTCGGCTCGGCATCGTGAGTGGCAGCGGGGCCGACCGGGTGGCGGAGGCGGCGGCGCTGGGGCTGGACACCCTGCTGACTGGCGAGCCCGAGCACAAGCATTTTCACGACGCTTTTGAATACGGGGTCAACGTGGTGTACGCCGGGCACTACGAGACGGAAGTCTTCGGCGTTCGCGCTCTGGCGGCCCGGATCGAGGAGGAATTCGGTCTGCCGTGGCAGTTCCTGCATCACCCGACTGGCCTGTGA